A single genomic interval of Aegicerativicinus sediminis harbors:
- a CDS encoding RagB/SusD family nutrient uptake outer membrane protein, with amino-acid sequence MKNFIKIYSLIIIAGLCFSCEEIDSDFLEAPAKSTLDESIIFSTAGLARGAVNGILEPMGQTNSYRGRFIPFYGFNTDIEYNYSSDDAGSSQGELMIYDTKPNNSQMNSANNAWAMMYSGIERANIAIRGLRNFGNPEPGSELGQLLGEALTYRAIYYADLMKAWGDVPARFEPITTETIYLEKSSRDVIYKQLIADLGEAATLVAWPNANSSTTSVERVNKAFVKGFRARLAMAASGFQRYPDGVRRSNDPELSVQNMYQLALDECRDVINSGTASLNPSFEGFWKNYNEENTTAGGESLWEIPFSDGRGRVLFSFAVRHRSVDQHTSQPRGGIAGPTPTVYYDYDESDTRRDVTCVPYQWGNAVNGFAQQELVGLDTWYFGKYRYEWMNRIVTSSNDDGVNKIYMRYAEILLTAAEAANELEGPGAAAPYLKEIRRRAFPSSVHPQKVDAYVDALASKEDMFNAIVDEYQYEFTGEMERKQDLIRWNLLSDKLDEEKTKLTNLQNRTGDYENVPTVLYYKYEEDGETLDIYGLERGETSDPGAEYSAFNWDQPLEDIINSIYKPGVNVNDRQFWPIWQVFIDASNGKLVNDYGY; translated from the coding sequence ATGAAAAATTTTATAAAAATATATTCCTTAATCATTATAGCAGGATTGTGCTTTTCCTGTGAGGAAATAGATTCAGATTTTCTGGAGGCTCCAGCCAAATCTACCTTAGATGAATCTATAATTTTTTCGACCGCTGGGTTGGCTAGAGGTGCCGTGAATGGTATTTTGGAGCCAATGGGTCAGACCAATTCCTATAGAGGTAGATTTATACCTTTCTATGGCTTTAATACTGACATTGAATATAACTATAGTTCAGATGATGCCGGTAGCTCCCAAGGTGAATTAATGATTTATGATACTAAGCCTAATAATTCTCAAATGAATTCTGCGAATAATGCATGGGCTATGATGTATAGTGGTATTGAACGTGCCAACATTGCAATACGAGGTTTGCGCAATTTTGGTAATCCTGAACCAGGATCTGAATTGGGTCAATTATTGGGAGAAGCCTTAACCTATCGCGCCATTTATTATGCAGATTTAATGAAGGCATGGGGAGATGTTCCAGCCAGATTTGAGCCAATTACAACTGAAACCATTTATCTTGAAAAATCAAGCCGTGATGTTATCTACAAACAATTGATAGCAGATCTTGGTGAGGCTGCGACTTTAGTTGCTTGGCCAAACGCAAATTCTTCTACTACCTCTGTTGAAAGAGTTAATAAAGCATTTGTGAAAGGGTTCAGAGCACGTTTAGCAATGGCTGCGAGTGGCTTTCAGAGATATCCAGATGGAGTAAGAAGAAGTAATGATCCAGAACTTTCTGTTCAAAATATGTATCAACTTGCATTGGATGAGTGTAGGGATGTAATTAACAGCGGTACCGCTAGTTTAAATCCATCTTTTGAAGGGTTCTGGAAAAACTATAACGAGGAGAATACCACTGCCGGTGGAGAATCTTTATGGGAAATTCCATTTTCTGATGGACGTGGTAGGGTGTTGTTTTCTTTCGCCGTTAGGCATAGAAGTGTGGATCAGCACACTAGCCAACCTAGAGGAGGAATTGCTGGCCCTACCCCAACTGTATATTATGATTATGATGAAAGTGATACACGAAGAGATGTTACATGTGTACCCTACCAATGGGGGAATGCGGTAAATGGATTTGCTCAGCAAGAATTGGTTGGGTTAGATACTTGGTATTTCGGAAAATACCGCTATGAATGGATGAATCGAATTGTTACTTCTTCAAATGATGATGGGGTTAACAAAATTTACATGCGTTATGCAGAAATATTGCTAACGGCTGCTGAAGCTGCTAATGAATTAGAAGGTCCTGGTGCTGCGGCTCCTTATTTAAAGGAAATTCGGAGAAGAGCATTCCCTTCTTCGGTGCATCCGCAAAAGGTAGATGCATACGTGGATGCCCTTGCCAGTAAAGAAGATATGTTCAATGCCATTGTGGATGAATACCAATATGAATTTACTGGAGAAATGGAGCGTAAACAAGACCTCATTCGGTGGAACTTATTGAGTGATAAATTAGATGAGGAGAAAACTAAATTGACAAATCTCCAAAATAGAACTGGTGATTACGAAAATGTACCAACAGTCCTGTACTATAAATACGAAGAAGACGGAGAAACCTTAGATATTTATGGTCTTGAACGAGGCGAAACCTCAGATCCTGGAGCGGAATATTCCGCATTTAATTGGGATCAACCACTTGAAGATATAATTAACTCCATATATAAACCAGGAGTTAATGTAAATGACAGACAATTTTGGCCGATATGGCAAGTCTTCATAGATGCGAGTAATGGTAAACTAGTCAACGATTATGGCTATTAA
- a CDS encoding DUF5123 domain-containing protein: MMKTKNIFKLLFTLALTVVVVNCGYNEDLIEELSISREFAPVDLRAIVRNQVNVELNWRANDDVNTYVAEFSTDPNFGSIEETVEILGNELPALVPLEGETLYYIRVKAVSSRGLDDSTWATAQAQTLTEQIFISSEPGDIGATQAILRWIPNSAVTTIEVSPGNISHVVTDQEKIDGVATITGLTGETEYTAQIMNGTRIRGITTFTTGIDVGDNTLVMPEDDLFQIIADAEDGDILILEQGDYTSQVGSITLNKSITIQGLRTDFKPQLKVSFSIGTGAIDVSLIDLDLTGDVAAELTDVVRYTEADNFNSLLIKGCNIHDYDRSFIAGSVTDGIVQNVTVEDCVVTNVMTNGGDFIDFRNSDALNLSVTTSTFNNCAPGRDFIRMDNAGTLNDTGVTANILIDQCTIYACSNSDSRRLLYVRFVSNDVTVTNTLITETASEGYADRAGIDETPTFGNNNYFNAPGFYNSSQYIYDNTNYTTLDPQFSDPSSGDFTIANQDLIDNGVGDPRWR, encoded by the coding sequence ATGATGAAAACAAAAAATATATTTAAATTATTATTCACCTTAGCTCTAACCGTTGTTGTAGTTAATTGTGGCTATAATGAGGATTTAATTGAAGAGCTTTCAATTAGTAGGGAATTTGCACCTGTTGATTTAAGGGCAATTGTAAGAAATCAAGTTAATGTTGAATTGAACTGGAGAGCTAATGATGATGTAAATACATACGTGGCCGAATTTAGTACTGATCCTAATTTTGGTAGTATTGAAGAAACTGTTGAGATATTAGGTAACGAATTACCTGCACTGGTACCTTTAGAAGGGGAAACCCTATATTATATTAGGGTAAAAGCAGTAAGTTCAAGAGGGTTGGATGATTCAACCTGGGCTACTGCACAGGCACAAACTTTAACAGAACAAATTTTTATATCGAGTGAACCTGGCGACATTGGTGCCACCCAAGCAATTCTTCGATGGATACCAAATAGTGCCGTAACCACAATTGAAGTTAGCCCTGGCAACATTTCCCATGTTGTTACAGATCAGGAGAAAATTGATGGTGTCGCTACAATAACTGGTTTAACCGGAGAAACTGAGTATACAGCCCAGATAATGAATGGCACTCGAATAAGAGGTATTACTACCTTCACAACTGGTATAGATGTTGGGGATAATACTTTAGTTATGCCAGAAGACGATTTATTTCAAATTATTGCAGATGCAGAGGATGGAGATATCTTAATTCTGGAACAAGGAGATTATACGTCTCAAGTTGGTTCTATTACTTTGAACAAGTCCATTACCATCCAAGGATTAAGAACAGACTTTAAACCCCAATTAAAGGTTAGTTTTTCTATTGGTACAGGAGCGATTGATGTTAGCTTAATTGACCTAGACTTAACGGGTGATGTTGCAGCCGAATTAACAGATGTAGTCCGTTACACCGAAGCAGATAATTTTAATTCGTTATTGATTAAAGGTTGCAATATCCATGATTACGATCGTTCATTTATAGCCGGTAGTGTTACAGATGGAATTGTGCAAAATGTAACCGTAGAGGACTGTGTGGTTACTAATGTAATGACCAACGGAGGTGATTTTATTGATTTCAGAAACTCCGATGCTCTTAATCTCTCTGTGACGACGAGCACATTTAACAATTGTGCTCCTGGTAGGGACTTTATAAGAATGGATAATGCAGGAACTTTGAATGACACAGGAGTGACTGCCAATATTCTAATTGATCAGTGTACAATTTACGCCTGTTCAAATTCCGACAGTAGAAGATTGCTTTATGTGCGATTTGTTTCTAATGATGTCACTGTTACAAATACATTAATTACGGAAACGGCCTCAGAGGGTTATGCTGATAGAGCCGGTATAGATGAAACACCGACTTTCGGAAATAATAATTATTTCAATGCGCCAGGATTTTATAATTCCTCGCAGTATATATACGATAATACCAATTACACCACTTTAGATCCACAATTTTCTGATCCATCATCAGGAGATTTCACAATCGCTAATCAAGATTTAATTGATAATGGTGTTGGGGATCCTCGATGGAGATAA
- the kduI gene encoding 5-dehydro-4-deoxy-D-glucuronate isomerase has product MKTELRYAHHPDDVKNYTTEKLRSHFLIQNIFQKDEITLTYTMYDRYIAGGAFPVSKALKLETFDALKSENFLDRRELGVINVGGKGKITVDGNIYELGFKEALYVGKGAKEVIFEATDEQPYFYINSAPAHHAFPTKKVTKNEAEIVELGDSKFSNKRVINKLIVNSVVETCQLQMGMTELLEGNVWNTMPAHTHSRRMEVYFYFGIEEGQTLSHFMGQPQETRHIFMQNHEAVISPEWSIHSGAGTSNYTFIWGMAGENLDYGDMDTVAPKDLK; this is encoded by the coding sequence ATGAAAACGGAATTACGGTACGCTCATCACCCAGATGATGTTAAAAATTACACAACTGAGAAATTAAGGAGTCATTTTTTAATCCAGAATATTTTCCAAAAGGATGAAATAACCTTAACCTATACTATGTACGATAGGTATATAGCAGGAGGAGCTTTCCCGGTTTCAAAAGCCTTAAAATTGGAAACTTTCGACGCCTTAAAATCTGAGAACTTTTTAGATAGACGAGAACTCGGGGTTATAAATGTAGGAGGTAAAGGAAAAATTACTGTCGACGGAAACATTTATGAACTTGGTTTTAAGGAAGCATTATATGTGGGTAAAGGTGCTAAAGAAGTTATATTTGAAGCCACAGACGAGCAGCCATATTTTTATATCAATTCTGCCCCTGCCCATCATGCATTTCCAACAAAAAAGGTAACAAAAAATGAAGCTGAAATTGTTGAGTTAGGCGATTCCAAATTTTCAAATAAGCGTGTTATCAATAAACTTATTGTTAATTCTGTTGTGGAGACTTGTCAGCTTCAGATGGGTATGACTGAATTGTTAGAAGGAAATGTTTGGAATACTATGCCTGCGCATACCCATAGTAGAAGAATGGAAGTCTATTTCTATTTTGGAATTGAGGAAGGTCAAACACTCAGTCATTTTATGGGGCAACCTCAAGAAACTAGACATATTTTTATGCAAAACCATGAGGCGGTCATTTCGCCAGAATGGTCTATTCATTCAGGTGCAGGTACTTCCAATTATACGTTCATTTGGGGAATGGCAGGTGAGAATTTGGATTATGGCGATATGGATACAGTCGCACCTAAAGATTTAAAATAG
- a CDS encoding SusC/RagA family TonB-linked outer membrane protein encodes MEKLLLRNRWIWHLLNSPKRIPKELLLTVVLIMSTTLIFAQNISVSGTVIDGENGGPLPGLTILEKGTTNGATTDFDGNYTINVSGSNAVLVFSYIGYLTQEINVNGRSNIDVTMSANLEALDEVVVVGYGTTRKSDLTGSVVAIGGDDLKQQSISSVAETLTGRLAGVQVLSTEGSPDAEINIRVRGNGSLTQDSTPLIIVDGFPVNSMSDISPSDIDNISVLKDASSTAIYGSRGANGVVIITTKSGKEGKIGVNFNTFYGVKKIANTIDVLDPEDYVKWQYEYALLSDPEELDSYERYFGLWQDYDQYLGMKGNNWQKQIYGQMGEVVNRDLSVRGGSEKINFNFNYALYDEKTIMVGSNFKRNNLTLSLKSKTSEKVDLAFTVRYSDTEINGGGANEQDEVSSADARLRHSVGYSPIPLPGLTTTDTDEALSSYLVNPFVAVDDNQRKQLRKNFNMLGSFSWKILENLQFKSDFGLDNRNDQDYRFYGRSTYYANNRPSAENQGLPALVYRDRKRESFRNANTINFDFNKYLGDDHDLKVLIGEEMIVTKDVSEFTEIQGFPKDFDFDTTRKLTTQGIPQSVDNFYAPDDRLLSFFGRLNYSLMDKYLLTATFRADGSSKFLGDNRWGYFPSAAIAWKINEESFLKDSDWLDALKLRLSYGEAGNNNIPTGQTVQSFESRTTTYLNGIPTYWAASNTMANPDLKWETTVTQNLGLDFGLFNGVVSGSVEVYKNITNDLLLNFPTPGTGYASQYRNLGEIENRGIEGSLNINAITKENYGLSFGFNISANKNEIKSLGSLEDFGQNTNWASTQIGRDYLIRVGEPVGIMWGYQNDGRYEVSDFNYDVATGEYTLRPDVVDNSAVVGEVRPGVLKLKDLNNDGIVDVNDNGIIGDANPDFTGGFTLNAYAYGFDLSAAFNFSVGQDVYNANKVEFTTSNLNGQYRNLSTIMADGNRWTNLDPSTGALVTDPVQLEAINANTTMWSPYMGRFVFSDWAVEDASFLRLNTLTLGYTIPDALTSTVGISKLRLYVTANNVFVLTDYSGLDPEVSTRRRTPLTPGVDYSPFPRSRQLVFGVNLNF; translated from the coding sequence ATGGAAAAACTACTTTTACGTAATAGGTGGATTTGGCATCTTCTTAATTCGCCTAAACGAATTCCTAAAGAATTGCTGCTTACGGTTGTCTTAATTATGTCGACAACATTAATTTTTGCTCAAAATATTAGTGTTAGTGGAACCGTAATAGATGGAGAAAATGGAGGTCCTCTTCCTGGGCTTACAATTCTCGAGAAAGGAACGACAAATGGGGCTACAACCGATTTTGATGGAAATTATACCATCAATGTCTCGGGTTCTAACGCTGTTCTTGTCTTTTCTTATATTGGGTATTTAACCCAAGAAATAAATGTGAATGGACGAAGTAACATTGATGTAACTATGTCTGCTAATTTAGAAGCTTTAGACGAGGTTGTAGTTGTAGGATATGGAACGACTAGAAAATCCGATTTAACCGGATCTGTTGTTGCAATTGGTGGTGACGACTTGAAACAACAGTCCATTTCTAGCGTGGCGGAAACTTTAACCGGTCGATTGGCGGGTGTGCAAGTGTTATCTACTGAAGGTTCTCCAGACGCTGAAATTAATATTCGAGTAAGGGGTAATGGTTCTTTAACACAGGATAGTACGCCGCTTATTATTGTCGATGGTTTCCCTGTAAACAGTATGAGCGATATTAGCCCTTCAGACATTGATAATATTTCGGTTCTTAAGGATGCCTCTTCTACTGCTATCTATGGTTCTAGAGGTGCAAATGGTGTTGTTATTATCACAACTAAAAGTGGTAAGGAAGGTAAGATTGGTGTTAACTTTAATACGTTTTATGGAGTTAAGAAAATTGCCAACACTATAGATGTATTAGATCCTGAAGATTATGTGAAATGGCAGTACGAATATGCCCTTTTAAGTGATCCAGAAGAATTAGATTCTTATGAAAGATATTTTGGTTTGTGGCAAGATTATGACCAGTACCTAGGTATGAAAGGAAATAATTGGCAAAAACAAATTTATGGTCAAATGGGCGAGGTTGTTAACCGTGACTTGTCTGTCCGTGGAGGGTCTGAAAAAATTAATTTCAACTTCAACTATGCACTTTATGATGAGAAAACAATCATGGTTGGTTCAAATTTTAAAAGAAATAACTTAACATTATCTCTTAAGAGCAAAACTAGTGAAAAGGTAGATTTGGCATTTACTGTAAGATATTCTGATACAGAAATTAATGGTGGTGGAGCAAACGAACAAGACGAAGTTTCTTCAGCTGATGCGCGTTTAAGGCATAGTGTTGGTTATTCACCAATACCTTTGCCAGGTTTAACCACAACTGATACCGATGAGGCGCTTTCAAGTTATTTGGTGAATCCGTTTGTTGCTGTAGACGATAACCAAAGAAAGCAATTGCGCAAAAACTTTAATATGCTTGGAAGCTTCTCTTGGAAAATTCTTGAAAATCTTCAGTTTAAGTCAGATTTTGGTTTGGATAATAGAAACGATCAAGATTACAGGTTTTATGGTCGATCAACCTATTATGCTAATAACCGTCCATCTGCTGAAAACCAAGGATTGCCAGCGCTCGTGTATAGGGATAGAAAAAGGGAGAGTTTTAGAAATGCGAATACTATTAATTTCGATTTCAACAAGTATTTAGGCGATGATCATGACTTAAAAGTTCTCATTGGAGAAGAAATGATTGTTACTAAAGATGTGAGTGAGTTTACCGAAATTCAAGGTTTTCCGAAAGATTTCGATTTTGATACCACAAGAAAATTAACAACTCAAGGGATTCCACAGTCCGTTGATAATTTTTATGCCCCAGATGATAGGTTGTTGTCATTTTTTGGAAGATTGAATTATAGCTTAATGGATAAATATCTATTAACAGCAACATTTAGGGCCGATGGTTCAAGTAAGTTCTTGGGGGATAATCGTTGGGGGTATTTCCCTTCAGCGGCCATTGCTTGGAAAATTAATGAAGAAAGCTTCTTGAAAGATTCAGATTGGTTAGATGCCCTAAAACTTAGATTAAGTTATGGTGAGGCGGGTAATAACAATATTCCAACTGGCCAAACTGTTCAAAGCTTTGAGTCTAGGACTACTACATATCTTAATGGTATTCCAACCTATTGGGCTGCCTCAAATACAATGGCTAACCCAGATTTAAAATGGGAAACTACCGTAACACAAAATTTAGGTTTAGATTTTGGATTATTTAATGGTGTTGTAAGCGGTAGTGTTGAAGTATATAAGAACATAACAAACGACCTACTTTTAAATTTCCCAACTCCTGGTACAGGTTATGCTAGTCAATATAGAAATTTAGGGGAAATTGAAAATAGAGGTATCGAGGGGTCCCTTAATATTAATGCTATTACAAAAGAGAATTATGGCCTGAGTTTCGGATTCAACATTTCAGCGAATAAAAATGAAATAAAATCACTTGGTTCACTGGAAGATTTTGGCCAGAATACGAATTGGGCTTCCACCCAAATTGGACGTGATTACCTAATTAGAGTAGGTGAGCCAGTTGGTATTATGTGGGGCTATCAAAACGATGGTCGTTATGAAGTTTCGGATTTCAATTATGATGTTGCAACGGGTGAATATACTTTGCGACCAGATGTTGTGGATAATAGTGCAGTTGTGGGTGAGGTTCGTCCAGGTGTATTGAAATTAAAGGACCTTAACAATGACGGTATTGTAGATGTTAACGACAACGGAATTATAGGTGATGCTAACCCCGATTTTACGGGCGGTTTTACTTTGAATGCTTACGCCTACGGCTTTGATTTATCGGCAGCCTTTAATTTTAGTGTTGGTCAAGATGTTTACAATGCCAATAAGGTTGAGTTTACAACATCTAATTTAAATGGGCAGTATAGAAATTTAAGTACTATAATGGCTGACGGAAATAGATGGACTAATTTAGACCCTTCTACTGGTGCATTAGTGACAGATCCGGTGCAGTTAGAAGCAATCAACGCAAACACCACAATGTGGTCACCATATATGGGAAGATTTGTTTTTAGCGATTGGGCTGTGGAGGATGCTTCTTTCCTAAGATTAAACACTTTAACGTTAGGGTATACAATTCCTGATGCCTTAACTTCTACCGTTGGTATTTCGAAGTTAAGACTCTATGTTACGGCAAATAATGTATTTGTCTTAACGGATTATTCTGGTTTAGATCCTGAAGTTTCAACTAGAAGGAGGACACCGCTTACTCCAGGTGTTGATTACTCTCCTTTTCCTAGAAGTAGACAGCTTGTATTTGGTGTAAACCTTAATTTTTAA
- a CDS encoding PQQ-dependent sugar dehydrogenase has translation MKLQFYFTVIFSLTSILTRSQELSQLNVEDIYKNLCASCHTSSAIGGSLKDGKWKYGGSDEEILHSIKNGITEKGMVAYSSVLTDEQIRAIVVYIREMESTDSVESTELDISDKVLETRYHTFKVETLTSGFRTPWSIAFLPDGSKLITERLGPIHLISSDNRLDSIPIKNTPKVIFDGPEGGMMDIALHPDYEKNGWIYLAFADGWRDEMGKSWSQTAIVRGRIRDHQWIDQEWIYKSDLKFYMQSGAHYGTRIAFDDGYIYFVIGERGVMGHAQDLNRPNGKIFRLHDDGSIPKDNPFIETPEIPKGIWSYGHRNPQGLTIDSNHNVYATEHGAQGGDEFNLIQKGKNYGWPIITHGINYNGQPITSITEKEGMEQPLVHWTPSIAPCGLTQYIGSLFPNWQNDFFVGSLRAQELHRLRVINKKVVDQEIILKGIGRIRDVRTGPDGYIYLLTDEPARLIRLVPSEKKGE, from the coding sequence TTGAAATTACAATTTTATTTTACGGTTATTTTTTCTCTCACTTCAATATTAACTAGGTCACAGGAATTGTCCCAACTAAATGTTGAAGACATTTATAAAAATTTATGTGCAAGTTGTCATACATCTAGTGCCATTGGAGGCAGTTTGAAAGATGGGAAATGGAAATATGGTGGGTCTGATGAAGAAATTCTACATTCCATTAAAAATGGAATTACAGAAAAAGGAATGGTGGCTTATAGTTCCGTCTTAACAGATGAGCAAATACGGGCTATTGTTGTTTATATTAGGGAAATGGAATCTACGGATTCCGTAGAATCCACTGAGTTAGACATTTCTGATAAAGTTTTGGAGACGCGGTATCATACATTCAAAGTGGAAACACTTACAAGTGGATTCAGAACACCATGGTCTATTGCATTTCTTCCTGATGGCAGCAAATTGATTACAGAGCGGCTTGGACCCATTCATTTGATTAGTTCAGACAATAGGCTTGATTCTATCCCGATAAAAAATACACCAAAGGTTATTTTTGATGGACCGGAAGGTGGTATGATGGATATTGCACTTCACCCGGATTACGAAAAAAATGGTTGGATTTATTTGGCTTTTGCGGATGGTTGGCGAGATGAGATGGGTAAATCGTGGTCACAAACGGCAATTGTTCGTGGGAGGATCAGAGATCATCAGTGGATAGATCAAGAATGGATTTACAAATCGGATTTAAAATTCTATATGCAATCCGGAGCGCACTATGGAACACGAATCGCTTTTGATGATGGATACATCTATTTTGTTATTGGGGAAAGAGGTGTTATGGGGCACGCACAGGATTTGAATCGCCCGAATGGCAAAATATTTAGGCTCCATGATGATGGCAGTATTCCAAAAGACAACCCGTTTATAGAGACACCCGAAATCCCAAAGGGGATTTGGAGCTATGGTCATAGGAATCCACAAGGCCTTACAATAGATTCAAATCACAATGTTTATGCGACCGAACATGGAGCCCAAGGGGGAGATGAATTTAACCTTATTCAGAAAGGGAAGAATTATGGTTGGCCAATAATTACTCATGGAATTAATTATAATGGTCAACCAATTACTTCAATAACCGAAAAGGAAGGAATGGAACAACCATTGGTGCACTGGACGCCATCTATAGCTCCTTGTGGTTTAACACAGTATATAGGTTCACTATTTCCAAATTGGCAAAATGATTTTTTTGTTGGTAGCCTTAGAGCACAAGAATTACATCGTTTACGGGTTATTAATAAAAAGGTAGTTGATCAGGAAATCATATTGAAAGGCATTGGGCGAATTCGGGATGTAAGAACAGGACCAGATGGATACATTTATTTACTAACTGATGAACCTGCCCGATTAATTAGGCTCGTACCATCAGAAAAAAAAGGAGAATAA